A genomic region of Corticium candelabrum chromosome 22, ooCorCand1.1, whole genome shotgun sequence contains the following coding sequences:
- the LOC134197640 gene encoding uncharacterized protein LOC134197640: MSVEDILGMPPVRSVQSIRSGVKAMFQSCCAIPLKRISVNAYVFLIPRMVLSPLARGGKKKGGNIKETYRRFFAYQWEELLCNIDFPSSHQERQPSKEPTSKGVEKAALRLVKCGEIARAAKVLMSSGLAPASEETAKKLAGNLNILHEVLALRLIMRWARTQLQRPLILMQSICLTWSNDFLEVLVLGLLDGAIASGSLPISIRSLLSSSRLIALPKANGDVRPIAIGETWRRVTARAICFQKRKEFADYFTPLQHGVSVEGGAELLVQQVQLLMEKHEDWILLKTDVKNAFNSVSRSHLLNQVLTTFPDIHNHTALVYSDINPLIYLQISHPVILSSHEGVHQEDPLGSALFSIAMQPILEDLQSHHKEVTILAYLDDVYLLGSPDRVFHVIERLRSAFSDINLMIEEKKSTSQGCRILGTPIGSSSYIIESCSDVAQSGSNLCGKLLQLQDPQCGMLLLRHCHVTRMNFLSRIVPPRLLESAAAIHDTLTRSTFTNLLGRGNLTDRQWLQATLPIRHGGFGLTALTSTAQFAFLSSWVSTLHTIAKRIPDAQRLLDEVQNSHHSNSSISRDLCNVLSQNKTLVEVINDRKQLQHKLTEDYMKSLSNGFIQNSSSTRDQSRMKSLQGKGKLSVLDSKWYNVIIAKNGITFKCVAYNKHVMEIVSLVMKIVET; this comes from the exons ATGTCGGTGGAGGACATACTTGGCATGCCCCCTGTTAGGTCAGTGCAATCCATCCGCAGTGGAGTCAAAGCAATGTTTCAAAGCTGTTGTGCGATTCCTCTGAAGAGAATCAGTGTAAATGCTTATGTGTTTCTCATTCCCCGGATGGTACTCTCCCCTCTGGCAAGAGGAGGCAAGAAGAAAGGTGGTAACATTAAAGAAACTTACAGGAGATTCTTTGCTTACCAGTGGGAGGAGTTACTATGTAACATTGATTTTCCATCAAGTCATCAGGAACGTCAACCCTCAAAGGAACCAACTAGTAAGGGGGTTGAAAAAGCAGCACTACGGTTGGTCAAATGTGGAGAAATAGCTAGAGCTGCAAAGGTGTTGATGAGTTCTGGTCTTGCACCAGCATCAGAAGAAACAGCAAAAAAGCTAGCAGGCAATTTAAACATCCTGCATGAAGTGTTAGCACTGAGATTGATCATGAGGTGGGCTCGAACACAACTACAGAGGCCATTAATCTTGATGCAGTCAATTTGTTTAACGTGGTCAAACGACTTCCTAGAGGTTCTAGTGCTGGGCCTTCTGGATGGAG CTATAGCATCAGGATCTCTGCCAATATCGATCCGGTCACTTCTCTCATCATCTAGATTAATTGCTTTACCAAAGGCAAACGGGGATGTTCGGCCAATAGCAATTGGGGAAACATGGAGAAGAGTCACTGCTAGagctatttgttttcaaaagcGGAAGGAATTTGCAGACTATTTCACACCCTTACAACATGGTGTTTCAGTTGAAGGAGGTGCAGAGCTATTGGTGCAGCAGGTGCAGCTTCTTATGGAAAAACATGAAGACTGGATTCTACTTAAAACTGATGTGAAGAATGCATTTAATTCAGTAAGCCGGTCTCATTTGCTGAACCAAGTGCTTACTACGTTTCCTGATATTCACAATCACACTGCACTAGTGTACTCTGACATCAATCCACTAATCTATCTTCAGATATCTCATCCGGTTATTCTCAGCTCTCACGAAGGTGTGCACCAGGAAGACCCACTTGGTTCTGCTTTGTTCTCAATTGCAATGCAACCCATTTTGGAAGATCTACAGTCTCACCACAAAGAAGTAACAATTCTGGCTTACCTGGATGACGTTTATCTCCTTGGCAGCCCTGATCGAGTATTTCATGTCATTGAAAGGCTGAGATCTGCCTTCAGCGACATTAATCTCATGATTGAGGAGAAGAAGT CCACAAGTCAAGGATGTAGAATTCTGGGCACACCTATAGGAAGCTCATCGTACATCAtcgaatcttgctctgatGTTGCACAATCAGGATCTAATTTGTGTGGTAAgctgttgcagctgcaagaCCCCCAGTGTGGCATGCTCTTGCTGAGACACTGTCATGTTACTCGGATGAACTTCCTATCACGAATTGTTCCACCTAGACTTTTGGAGTCTGCTGCGGCCATccatgacacactgacaagatcAACGTTCACCAATCTCTTGGGTAGAGGCaatctaacagacaggcagtggcttcaagcaactTTACCAATACGACATGGAGGATTTGGTCTCACAGCTTTAACATCTACAGCACaatttgcatttctgtctagTTGGGTCTCAACCctgcatacaatagcaaaacgAATTCCTGATGCTCAGAGATTGCTTGATGAAGTTCAGAATTCACATCATTCAAATAGTTCCATCAGCAGagatttgtgcaatgttttgtctcaaaacaaaactctcgTAGAAGTTATCAACGACAGgaagcaactacaacacaagctgaCTGAGGATTACATGAAATCTCTGTCAAATGGTTTTATTCAGAATTCATCTTCGACTAGAGACCAATCTCGAATGAAGtccttgcaaggcaaag
- the LOC134197081 gene encoding N-acylglucosamine 2-epimerase-like isoform X1: protein MAARPLPLLSEYLTKMQKELKRVMDFWLRHSHDEERGGFLVSLTRDGKVYDTVKYGWLQGRQVWMYCKLYNETEEYHTDQVLQAAIDGAKFLKEFFYRSEDNRCYFTVTREGLPIYLQRTMATEAFYVIAMAELSRATKQQHYMDEAEKVLSSMLHWARVDDSQLGRPYLAGSPPINSMVIPMLVFNVVHEVCGTDEKLAAKYREHTDWAAEQTLAHVQRGGTVVLENVSISGEELGGCKGRHINPGHAIEAGWFLLQHASLTNKQHLKRVAIETFMLRSFERGWDEKDGGIFYFLDVDGYSPTALEWNMKLWWPHCEALIAFLMAYQETGEAKLLEQFGRVFDYTFSHFVDEDHGEWFGYLNRDSTVSMDFKGGPYKGEEQTNVCLQVASMFQDVYITASRY, encoded by the exons ATGGCGGCTAGACCATTGCCGTTGCTTTCCGAGTATTTGACGAAGATGCAGAAGGAACTAAAGAGAGTGATGGATTTTTGGTTGCGTCATTCGCACGATGAGGAGCGCGG AGGATTCCTTGTTTCTTTGACGCGCGATGGAAAGGTATATGATACAGTGAAGTACGGCTGGTTACAAGGACGACAG GTTTGGATGTATTGCAAGCTTTATAACGAGACAGAGGAGTATCACACGGACCAAGTCCTACAAGCAGCAATAGATG GTGCAAAGTTTCTGAAGGAATTTTTCTATCGGTCTGAAGACAATCGCTGCTATTTCACGGTGACGAGGGAAGGCCTGCCAATCTACTTGCAACGAACAATGGCAACGGAGGCGTTTTATGTCATCGCAATGGCAGAACTCTCACgagcaacaaagcagcaacattACATG GATGAAGCCGAGAAAGTCTTGTCAAGCATGTTGCACTGGGCAAGAGTTGACGACTCTCAGTTAG GTAGACCTTACTTGGCTGGCAGTCCTCCCATCAATTCGATGGTCATACCCATGCTTGTCTTTAATGTCGTACACGAAGTGTGTGGGACAGACGAGAAACTCGCGGCTAAATACAGAGAGCATACTGACTGGGCAGCAGAGCAAACTCTTGCACATGTTCAG CGAGGTGGGACGGTGGTGTTAGAGAACGTTTCTATTAGTGGTGAGGAATTGGGTGGTTGTAAGGGTCGTCACATAAATCCTGGTCATGCTATCGAGGCCGGATGGTTTCTATTACAACATGCCTcattgacaaacaagcaacatctCAAACGAGTAGCTATTGAAACGTTTATGTTACGATCATTTGAGAGGGGCTGGGATGAGAAAGACGGAGGAATCTTTTATTTTTTGGACGTCGATGGCTACTCACCGACTGCATTAGAGTGGAATATGAAGCTGTGGTGGCCACACTGTGAGGCACTCATTGCTTTCTTGATGGCGTATCAGGAAACGGGAGAGGCTAAGCTATTGGAGCAGTTTGGTCGAGTCTTTGATTATACGTTTTCGCAT TTTGTTGATGAAGACCATGGAGAGTGGTTTGGATATCTGAACAGAGATAGCACAGTTAGTATGGACTTTAAAGGAGGTCCATACAAAGGTGAGGAACAAACGAACGTGTGTctacag GTTGCTTCCATGTTCCAAGATGTTTACATTACTGCATCCAGATATTGA
- the LOC134197083 gene encoding pyruvate dehydrogenase E1 component subunit beta, mitochondrial-like isoform X2: MATRMFSRWRLLAPSLSRIRFLADHAPAASSIPKMTVRDAINTAMDEEIERDERVFLMGEEVAQYDGAYKVSKGLWKKWGDKRVIDTPISEMGFTGLAVGAAMAGLRPICEFMTFNFSMQAIDQVINSAAKTFYMSAGEVHVPIVFRGLNGAAAGVAAQHSQCFAAWYTHVPGLKVLSPFNAEDAKGLLKAAVRDPNPVVFLENEIMYGQSFEMSEEAMSKDFLLPIGKAKIERPGNHVTLVAHSLSVQKSLQAADELAQHEIECEVINLRTLRPMDTQCIIDSVKKTNHLITVEAGWPQCGIGSEICATIMESEAFDYLDAPVVRVTGADVPMPYAKDLELNALPQVDNIIKSAKKLLNLE, encoded by the exons ATGGCAACAAGGATGTTCAGTCGCTGGCGCCTTCTagctccatct CTTTCACGGATTCGATTTCTAGCCGACCACGCCCCCGCAGCGAGCTCTATACCCAAA ATGACTGTCCGCGATGCTATCAACACAGCCATGGATGAAGAGATAGAGCGAGACGAACGTGTTTTCTTGATGGGTGAAGAAGTGGCGCAATATGACGGCGCCTATAAG GTGAGTAAAGGACTGTGGAAGAAATGGGGCGACAAGCGAGTCATTGACACGCCAATCTCGGAA aTGGGATTCACAGGGTTGGCTGTGGGAGCTGCTATG GCTGGACTCCGACCCATATGTGAGTTCATGACATTCAACTTCTCAATGCAAGCAATCGATCAA GTTATCAACTCGGCCGCGAAAACATTCTACATGTCTGCGGGTGAAGTTCACGTTCCGATCGTGTTTCGTGGACTCAATGGAGCTGCAGCAGGCGTCGCTGCCCAGCATTCGCAATGTTTTGCAGCTTGGTATACTCACGTGCCAGGACTGAAG GTTTTGTCACCATTTAATGCAGAAGATGCGAAGGGTTTGTTGAAGGCTGCTGTTCGAGATCCCAACCCTG TTGTGTTTCTTGAGAATGAGATCATGTATGGACAATCGTTTGAGATGTCAGAGGAGGCAATGAGCAAGGATTTTTTACTTCCCATTGGCAAGGCAAAGATAGAACGACCGG GAAATCATGTGACTTTGGTCGCTCATTCGTTGAGTGTTCAGAAGTCTCTTCAAGCAGCAGATGAATTAGCGCAACATGAAATTGAGTGTGAG GTAATAAATCTTCGTACGCTACGACCAATGGACACTCAGTGCATCATCGACTCTGTGAAGAAAACCAACCATCTCATCACCGTCGAGGCCGGATGGCCTCAGTGTGGCATCGGATCTGAAATATGTGCTACGATTATGGAAAGCGAGGCGTTTGACTATCTCGATGCTCCAGTCGTTCGAGTCACTGGAGCTGATGTGCCGATGCCGTATGCGAAGGATTTAGAGCTGAACGCATTGCCACAAGTCGACAACATCATCAAGTCAGCAAAGAAACTACTGAATCTAGAATAG
- the LOC134197081 gene encoding N-acylglucosamine 2-epimerase-like isoform X2 produces MAARPLPLLSEYLTKMQKELKRVMDFWLRHSHDEERGGFLVSLTRDGKVYDTVKYGWLQGRQVWMYCKLYNETEEYHTDQVLQAAIDGAKFLKEFFYRSEDNRCYFTVTREGLPIYLQRTMATEAFYVIAMAELSRATKQQHYMDEAEKVLSSMLHWARVDDSQLGRPYLAGSPPINSMVIPMLVFNVVHEVCGTDEKLAAKYREHTDWAAEQTLAHVQRGGTVVLENVSISGEELGGCKGRHINPGHAIEAGWFLLQHASLTNKQHLKRVAIETFMLRSFERGWDEKDGGIFYFLDVDGYSPTALEWNMKLWWPHCEALIAFLMAYQETGEAKLLEQFGRVFDYTFSHFVDEDHGEWFGYLNRDSTVSMDFKGGPYKGCFHVPRCLHYCIQILKKLTK; encoded by the exons ATGGCGGCTAGACCATTGCCGTTGCTTTCCGAGTATTTGACGAAGATGCAGAAGGAACTAAAGAGAGTGATGGATTTTTGGTTGCGTCATTCGCACGATGAGGAGCGCGG AGGATTCCTTGTTTCTTTGACGCGCGATGGAAAGGTATATGATACAGTGAAGTACGGCTGGTTACAAGGACGACAG GTTTGGATGTATTGCAAGCTTTATAACGAGACAGAGGAGTATCACACGGACCAAGTCCTACAAGCAGCAATAGATG GTGCAAAGTTTCTGAAGGAATTTTTCTATCGGTCTGAAGACAATCGCTGCTATTTCACGGTGACGAGGGAAGGCCTGCCAATCTACTTGCAACGAACAATGGCAACGGAGGCGTTTTATGTCATCGCAATGGCAGAACTCTCACgagcaacaaagcagcaacattACATG GATGAAGCCGAGAAAGTCTTGTCAAGCATGTTGCACTGGGCAAGAGTTGACGACTCTCAGTTAG GTAGACCTTACTTGGCTGGCAGTCCTCCCATCAATTCGATGGTCATACCCATGCTTGTCTTTAATGTCGTACACGAAGTGTGTGGGACAGACGAGAAACTCGCGGCTAAATACAGAGAGCATACTGACTGGGCAGCAGAGCAAACTCTTGCACATGTTCAG CGAGGTGGGACGGTGGTGTTAGAGAACGTTTCTATTAGTGGTGAGGAATTGGGTGGTTGTAAGGGTCGTCACATAAATCCTGGTCATGCTATCGAGGCCGGATGGTTTCTATTACAACATGCCTcattgacaaacaagcaacatctCAAACGAGTAGCTATTGAAACGTTTATGTTACGATCATTTGAGAGGGGCTGGGATGAGAAAGACGGAGGAATCTTTTATTTTTTGGACGTCGATGGCTACTCACCGACTGCATTAGAGTGGAATATGAAGCTGTGGTGGCCACACTGTGAGGCACTCATTGCTTTCTTGATGGCGTATCAGGAAACGGGAGAGGCTAAGCTATTGGAGCAGTTTGGTCGAGTCTTTGATTATACGTTTTCGCAT TTTGTTGATGAAGACCATGGAGAGTGGTTTGGATATCTGAACAGAGATAGCACAGTTAGTATGGACTTTAAAGGAGGTCCATACAAAG GTTGCTTCCATGTTCCAAGATGTTTACATTACTGCATCCAGATATTGAAAAAACTAACCAAATAG
- the LOC134197083 gene encoding pyruvate dehydrogenase E1 component subunit beta, mitochondrial-like isoform X1, with amino-acid sequence MATRMFSRWRLLAPSLSRIRFLADHAPAASSIPKMTVRDAINTAMDEEIERDERVFLMGEEVAQYDGAYKVSKGLWKKWGDKRVIDTPISEMGFTGLAVGAAMAGLRPICEFMTFNFSMQAIDQVINSAAKTFYMSAGEVHVPIVFRGLNGAAAGVAAQHSQCFAAWYTHVPGLKVLSPFNAEDAKGLLKAAVRDPNPGDAYSISDNHTYDYVVMIEREMCVLCVSVVFLENEIMYGQSFEMSEEAMSKDFLLPIGKAKIERPGNHVTLVAHSLSVQKSLQAADELAQHEIECEVINLRTLRPMDTQCIIDSVKKTNHLITVEAGWPQCGIGSEICATIMESEAFDYLDAPVVRVTGADVPMPYAKDLELNALPQVDNIIKSAKKLLNLE; translated from the exons ATGGCAACAAGGATGTTCAGTCGCTGGCGCCTTCTagctccatct CTTTCACGGATTCGATTTCTAGCCGACCACGCCCCCGCAGCGAGCTCTATACCCAAA ATGACTGTCCGCGATGCTATCAACACAGCCATGGATGAAGAGATAGAGCGAGACGAACGTGTTTTCTTGATGGGTGAAGAAGTGGCGCAATATGACGGCGCCTATAAG GTGAGTAAAGGACTGTGGAAGAAATGGGGCGACAAGCGAGTCATTGACACGCCAATCTCGGAA aTGGGATTCACAGGGTTGGCTGTGGGAGCTGCTATG GCTGGACTCCGACCCATATGTGAGTTCATGACATTCAACTTCTCAATGCAAGCAATCGATCAA GTTATCAACTCGGCCGCGAAAACATTCTACATGTCTGCGGGTGAAGTTCACGTTCCGATCGTGTTTCGTGGACTCAATGGAGCTGCAGCAGGCGTCGCTGCCCAGCATTCGCAATGTTTTGCAGCTTGGTATACTCACGTGCCAGGACTGAAG GTTTTGTCACCATTTAATGCAGAAGATGCGAAGGGTTTGTTGAAGGCTGCTGTTCGAGATCCCAACCCTGGTGATGCATATAGCATATCTGATAATCATACATACGATTATGTTGTGAtgatagagagagagatgtgtgtgttgtgtgtttcaGTTGTGTTTCTTGAGAATGAGATCATGTATGGACAATCGTTTGAGATGTCAGAGGAGGCAATGAGCAAGGATTTTTTACTTCCCATTGGCAAGGCAAAGATAGAACGACCGG GAAATCATGTGACTTTGGTCGCTCATTCGTTGAGTGTTCAGAAGTCTCTTCAAGCAGCAGATGAATTAGCGCAACATGAAATTGAGTGTGAG GTAATAAATCTTCGTACGCTACGACCAATGGACACTCAGTGCATCATCGACTCTGTGAAGAAAACCAACCATCTCATCACCGTCGAGGCCGGATGGCCTCAGTGTGGCATCGGATCTGAAATATGTGCTACGATTATGGAAAGCGAGGCGTTTGACTATCTCGATGCTCCAGTCGTTCGAGTCACTGGAGCTGATGTGCCGATGCCGTATGCGAAGGATTTAGAGCTGAACGCATTGCCACAAGTCGACAACATCATCAAGTCAGCAAAGAAACTACTGAATCTAGAATAG